DNA sequence from the Candidatus Fluviicola riflensis genome:
GGAAACAAATGCCCCGCAATTCAAAGCAGGTGATAAAATAAGAGTTCGAATCATTAACGGAAGCTCGTCGACCTATTTCTGGATGCGCTGGTCGGGCGGAAAAATGGACGTGGTTGCCAGTGATGGTGAAGATGTAGTGCCGGTTCCGGTTGATCGTTTCATCATCGCCGTTGCAGAAACCTATGATGTAATCCTGACGATTCCCTCTGACAGCACGGCCTTTGAGTTACAGGCTACGTCGGAAGACCGGATCAGGAGTACTTCGCTGTGGCTTGGAGATGGCATCAGACAACTCATCTCTCCGCTGGAGCCTTTAAAATACTTCGAAGGAATGCAGATGATGAACGACATGATCCGTATGGATGGTAACCTGGACGATATGGGCATGAACATGAGTCTGCAGCAAATGGATATGAACGTTGTCATGTACCCGGAGATCACCGGATCATTAAAGGAAAAGAAACACGGTCATCAGCACATGGATATGGCCAATGGCGATCAGTACAACAGCAACCAGCTTTCAGATATCGTGACGCTGAATTACAACATGCTGCGTTCGCCTGTAAAGACCACATTGCCGGATGCGCCGACAACAGTTTATAACTTTGAGCTTACCGGTAACATGAACCGCTATGTGTGGAGCATCAACAACAAAACGGTGTCTGAAACTGATAAGATCCTGATCCGAAAAGGGGAAAATATACGAATCATCCTGTTCAACAACTCAATGATGCGCCATCCTATGCACCTGCACGGCCATTTCTTCCGGGTTGTGAACGGCAGCGGGGAGTATTCTCCTTTGAAGAACGTGCTGGATATTATGCCGATGGAAACCGATACGATCGAATTTGCAGCTACCGAAAGCGGCGATTGGTTCTTCCATTGCCACATTCTTTACCACATGATGAGTGGCATGGGACGGATTTTCACCTATGAGAACTCACCGCCAAATCCGCAACTACCCGATCCGGAAAAAGCGCTGAAAAAACTGTATGCCGATGATCGGGAATTCCATTTTATGTTCCAGAACGACTTTGCAACCAACGGCAATGATGGTGAGATGATGTACATGAATACGCGATGGAACTTCCAGGCAGAATGGCGCCTTGGCTACAACGACATGCACGGGTATGAGACCGAAACGCACATAGGTCGCTATATCGGGAAAATGCAATGGCTGTTTCCGTATGTGGGGTTCGACTGGCGTTACCGCAAAATGGAAATGGGAGAAACGGAGCGCAATCTATTCGGCCAAACCAACACGAAAGACCAGCGGGTTGCTGTCTGTTTCGGCGTGCAATACACCTTGCCAATGCTGGTCATTGCTGATTTCCGGATTGATACGGATGGAAAACTGCGTCTGCAAATCATGCGCGAAGATATTCCATTAACGAAACGCCTTCGCCTGGGATTGATGTATAATTCGGATTTCGAATACATGGTCGGGGCGAAATATGTGCTAAATAAATCGTTTTCGCTTTCGACTCATTATGACAGTGATATGGGATTCGGCGCAGGATTCACGTTTACCTATTAAATGTGAAGCTACTCGAATTCAATCAGCAAACTCCCTTTATCTACCACCTGGTTTACCTCAATCGAAATGCTTTTCACCACTCCCACACCTTCAGCTTTGAGAACGTTTTCCATTTTCATGGCTTCCAGTGTAAGTAAAGGTTCGCCCACGGAAACTTCGGTTCCTACAGAAACTGCAATTCCAACCACACGTCCCGGCATCGGTGCTTTGAGTTGTTTGAGCTTGCGCACTTTCGGAACATCCAATCCCATAGAGGCAATCAATTCGTCAAGCGGACCACTTTTGCGAATATCAAATACACGGTGATTCAGTTTCACGGTCAGCAATCCTTCTTCCATGCGGTTGGAAATCACTTCACCATTGTACGTTTTTCCGTTGTGTTCCAGCGAGAAAAAAGTAGCATTTTCCCATTGCAAACGCACCACATCATTTGTTGTTGAACTGACTTCGCCGTCGAATTTCCATGTTGACATTTCCATGCACTTGATTTTGGATCAAAATTACGAACTATTCACCCATTCCACCGTTTTTTCTCGCAAAAAACAAGCATTAACCAGCTTAGTATTGGTATCTTGCGCGGTTAAAACAGTTTACGTATCGATTTTCAGTTTAATTAAACAATTTCATGAAGAAATCTTTCTTATTTGTAGCCATATTGACCATTGTTGGTTGTATTCCCCGTCACACACAACATGATTTCGAACCCGATTCGGAAACAACCGACTCTGACCAAAATACGGAAGCACAGATCAGCGTAAACGATAAGGTGCGCGAACGGCCTGTTTACAGAGCTGCCGAAACGGTTTTCACCGATTTGATCACCACCAAACTGGAAGTATCGTTTGACTGGAACAAATCACAGCTGATCGGAAAAGAAACACTTACTGCGAAACCTCATTTTTATGCTTCTGATAAACTGATCCTCGACGCAAAAGGAATGGAAATCAAAAGTGTGACGATGAACGACGCTGCCAGGCCGTATACTTATGAAAAGGACATTCTCACCATTACATTGGATAAAAAATATCAGCGCACCGAAAACTATACCGTAGTTATTGATTACATCGCAAAACCCGATGAACGCACATTGGAAGGAAGTGCAGCCATTACAAGCGACAAAGGATTGTATTTTATTAATCCGCGTGGCGAAGACCCGAACAAAATGCCCCAGATCTGGACACAGGGTGAAACTGAAGCCAGTTCTGTTTGGTTTCCGACCATTGACGCGCCGAATGTGAAGACCAAGCAGGAAATGTTTATTACGGTGGAAGATAAATTCACCACGCTTTCCAACGGAAAATTCATGGGGTCGAAAAAGAATACCGACGGCACCCGCACAGATCACTGGAAACAGGATTTACCGCACGCACCTTACCTGTTTATGATGGGAGTTGGCGGTTTTAAAGTGGTGAAAGATTCGTACAAACGTGCCGACGGAACCCTGATGGAGGTGAATTATTACGTAGAACCGGAATGGGAACAATATGCCAAAGATATTTTCGGGGAGACACCCAAAATGATCGAATTTTTCTCGAAACTGATGGACATCGATTACCAATGGGATAAATACGATCAGATCATCGTGCGCGACTACGTTTCGGGGGCGATGGAAAATACCGGAGCGGTTGTGTTTGGAGATTATGCCTACAAAACACGCCGCGAATTAATTGACGGAAATGATAATTCGACCATTGCGCATGAGTTGTTTCACCATTGGTTTGGCGATTTGGTTACAGCTGAATCATGGTCAAACCTGACACTCAATGAATCATTTGCCAACTACTCGCAGTATCTCTGGGATGAATACCGTTACGGAATTGATGAGGCTGATTTCAACGCCAACAGCGAAATGGAAATTTACTTTCAATCAGCTACAATGGGTGGTGTTCACGACTTGTTCCATACCGAATACCAGGATAAGGAAGACATGTTCGATGCGCATTCCTATAACAAAGGCGGGCGAATCCTCCACATGCTTCGTAATTATTTAGGCGATGAAGCATTTTTCCAGGGAATGCAATTGTACCTGAAAACAAACAAGTTCAAAGCTGCTGAATTTCACCAGTTGCGTTTGGCTTTCGAGGAAGTAAGCGGCGAAGATCTACACTGGTTTTTTGATCAGTGGTACGAAGCTTCCGGGCATCCGTTGTTGAATGTGAATTACAGTGTCGCCAATGGTGTAGTTACGGTAGATGTGGCTCAAACACAGTACCTGAATGCATTTCCTGTTTTTCGATTACCGCTTGATGTGGTAGTTTTTGATGACAACGGAGCTACTACACACCGCATCGATATCGATAAATCGATTCAGCAATTTGAATTACCCTATACCGGAACGTTGAAAAATGTGCTGTTTG
Encoded proteins:
- a CDS encoding copper oxidase codes for the protein MKKRLLIIVGVLMHVAALAQKTVRYDLYVRDTTVNFTGKERHAYSVNGSIPMPELHFTEGDTAEIWIHNELKTETSIHWHGLILPNEQDGVPYLTTAPIKAGTTHLYKFPLVQNGTYWYHSHTGLQEQGGMYGAFIIHRQNEPKMPEYTIVLSDWTDMKPFEVHRRLHMANDWSAIKKASVQKGAVQSYADAIAAGSFKTKVGNEWKRMLAMDVSDVYYDKFLTNGQPETNAPQFKAGDKIRVRIINGSSSTYFWMRWSGGKMDVVASDGEDVVPVPVDRFIIAVAETYDVILTIPSDSTAFELQATSEDRIRSTSLWLGDGIRQLISPLEPLKYFEGMQMMNDMIRMDGNLDDMGMNMSLQQMDMNVVMYPEITGSLKEKKHGHQHMDMANGDQYNSNQLSDIVTLNYNMLRSPVKTTLPDAPTTVYNFELTGNMNRYVWSINNKTVSETDKILIRKGENIRIILFNNSMMRHPMHLHGHFFRVVNGSGEYSPLKNVLDIMPMETDTIEFAATESGDWFFHCHILYHMMSGMGRIFTYENSPPNPQLPDPEKALKKLYADDREFHFMFQNDFATNGNDGEMMYMNTRWNFQAEWRLGYNDMHGYETETHIGRYIGKMQWLFPYVGFDWRYRKMEMGETERNLFGQTNTKDQRVAVCFGVQYTLPMLVIADFRIDTDGKLRLQIMREDIPLTKRLRLGLMYNSDFEYMVGAKYVLNKSFSLSTHYDSDMGFGAGFTFTY